In Hymenobacter gelipurpurascens, one DNA window encodes the following:
- a CDS encoding carboxypeptidase-like regulatory domain-containing protein, translated as MKQLLLLCLSLFLQVKSLAQQPQVTGRVFDDKTGLGLPGVTVLQQGTSNGISSEFDGRFTLSLEAGTDSVMLQVSSIGYQSQELRVAAGSNIVVRLLESPGLYYCDLCVLPKLATGLSSGLLYTPVGGSIQVFGEGLFGKPVSATVNYRTNLSRNHALTTTLSLPPLFPRKRLHFRENLVFQRLRIAATDLDFSSYLATADVGFYRIGGVRLPDLLVGVGYGRYRSTGLHETRLNSRAGYCMGVRGEFLPDSFGLTGYALATRWPGYWQLRGQLMYSFNIHYKIGVEFQVLRSYKEVSVILNRFFY; from the coding sequence CTCTAGCCCAACAGCCACAAGTAACCGGCCGTGTATTCGACGACAAGACTGGCCTAGGCCTACCTGGCGTCACTGTTTTGCAGCAAGGCACTTCTAATGGCATCTCCTCCGAATTTGACGGCCGTTTTACGCTAAGCCTAGAGGCAGGCACCGACAGCGTGATGCTTCAGGTTTCCTCCATTGGCTATCAGTCCCAGGAATTGCGGGTAGCGGCTGGCAGTAACATAGTGGTGCGGCTCCTGGAATCACCGGGCCTCTACTACTGCGACTTATGCGTTCTGCCAAAATTGGCTACCGGCCTTTCCAGCGGTTTGCTGTATACCCCCGTGGGCGGATCCATACAGGTATTTGGCGAAGGCCTGTTTGGGAAACCGGTATCTGCCACGGTGAACTATCGCACTAATCTGAGCCGGAATCATGCCCTGACGACCACTCTAAGCCTACCTCCTTTGTTTCCCAGGAAACGCCTGCATTTCCGGGAAAACCTAGTATTCCAACGGCTGCGTATCGCGGCCACTGACCTCGATTTTAGCAGTTACTTGGCTACCGCCGACGTAGGGTTTTACCGCATTGGCGGCGTGCGCCTACCCGATCTGCTAGTTGGCGTAGGGTATGGCCGGTACCGCTCAACGGGCCTGCACGAGACGCGTCTCAATTCAAGAGCGGGTTATTGCATGGGAGTGCGAGGCGAGTTCCTGCCCGATTCGTTTGGGCTTACTGGCTATGCGCTGGCCACTCGATGGCCCGGTTACTGGCAGCTTAGGGGGCAGCTCATGTACAGCTTCAATATTCACTACAAAATTGGGGTCGAATTCCAAGTCCTGCGCTCCTACAAAGAAGTGTCTGTAATCCTGAACCGCTTCTTCTACTAG
- a CDS encoding enoyl-ACP reductase FabI → MSNNLLAGKVGIISGALNEESIAWKVALKAHAEGARFVLTNAPLAMRMGEINKLSEQCNAPIIPADATSMEDLEKLFSGTQEHFGGKIDFVLHSIGMSANIRKGKHYGELNYEWYQKTLDVSALSLHRMLAVAEKQDAFNEWGSVVALSYIAAQRAFLDYTDMSQAKAMLESIARSYGQRLGKLKKVRVNTVSQSPTKTTAGTGISGFDAFYEYADRLSPLGNAPAEACADYCISLFSDLTRYVTMQNLMHDGGFSTTGISEEIVELITNSKA, encoded by the coding sequence ATGTCCAACAACCTACTGGCTGGTAAGGTCGGCATCATTTCTGGTGCTCTCAACGAAGAATCTATTGCCTGGAAAGTAGCCCTGAAGGCCCACGCCGAAGGTGCCCGCTTTGTGCTCACCAACGCCCCCCTCGCTATGCGGATGGGCGAAATCAACAAGCTTTCGGAGCAGTGCAACGCGCCCATCATTCCGGCCGATGCTACTTCCATGGAGGACCTGGAGAAGCTGTTCAGCGGCACGCAGGAGCACTTTGGTGGCAAAATTGACTTCGTGCTGCACAGCATTGGCATGAGCGCCAACATTCGGAAGGGCAAGCACTACGGCGAGCTGAACTACGAGTGGTACCAGAAGACGCTGGATGTATCGGCGCTTTCCTTGCACCGCATGCTGGCCGTGGCCGAAAAGCAGGATGCCTTCAATGAGTGGGGCTCGGTGGTAGCGCTGTCGTACATCGCGGCGCAGCGGGCTTTCCTTGACTACACCGATATGTCGCAGGCCAAAGCTATGCTCGAGAGCATTGCTCGCAGCTACGGCCAGCGCTTGGGTAAGCTGAAGAAAGTGCGCGTGAACACGGTTTCGCAGTCGCCTACCAAAACCACGGCCGGCACCGGCATCAGCGGTTTCGATGCGTTCTACGAGTACGCCGACCGCCTTTCGCCGCTGGGCAACGCCCCCGCCGAAGCGTGCGCCGACTACTGCATTTCGCTGTTCTCGGACCTGACTCGCTACGTGACCATGCAGAACCTCATGCACGACGGCGGTTTCAGCACCACCGGCATCTCGGAGGAAATCGTGGAACTGATTACGAACAGCAAGGCCTAG
- the recN gene encoding DNA repair protein RecN has translation MLVDLRIRNYALIEQLELRPSALLNIITGETGAGKSIMLGAIGLLLGNRADSRMLFDTEKKCVIEGQFNISSYQLQDIFEAEDLDYDTQCILRREISPAGKSRAFVNDTPVTLETLRNIGANLMDIHSQHDTLLLGDAVFQLNLLDLYAGLVPTRAQYSNAHRQYRKLEADLKALEDQVAQANKELDYHTFLLSELEDARLDNENQEEVEQEVKQLEHAEEIKYKLTQAMQSLTESEYCVTSGLKEAATLLGQVSAYADSFKDLKQRLDSCLIELHDISDEIEAAERRTEGDPARIDELQGRLNVLYSLQRKHQVRDVVALLAVRSELRDKVGSVLNLDKQISRLRRDVEASLAAVTKQATRLSESRRKVFPKFEKELVGLLAELGMPHSRIVVQHQASAPAASGIDIISILFTANKGAQPQTLSKSASGGEFSRLMLCIKYMLADKTALPTIVFDEIDTGISGEIAVKVGRMMQQMARKHQLIAISHLPQMAAAGDAHYFVYKEDRADRTVSRIRPLNLDERIQEIAQMISGANPSQNAFQSARELLAMRGEELVG, from the coding sequence ATGCTGGTTGACCTGCGCATTCGCAACTACGCCTTGATCGAGCAGCTGGAGCTACGGCCTTCAGCTCTTCTCAACATTATTACGGGTGAAACCGGCGCCGGCAAGTCCATTATGCTCGGCGCCATTGGCCTGCTGCTTGGCAACCGCGCCGACTCGCGTATGCTCTTTGATACGGAGAAAAAATGCGTGATTGAAGGCCAGTTCAACATCTCCAGCTACCAGCTCCAGGACATCTTCGAAGCCGAAGACCTCGACTACGATACGCAGTGCATCTTGCGCCGCGAGATTAGTCCGGCGGGTAAGTCACGGGCCTTCGTGAACGACACGCCCGTAACGCTGGAAACGCTGCGCAACATCGGGGCCAACCTGATGGACATCCACTCCCAGCACGACACGCTGCTGCTCGGCGACGCGGTGTTTCAGCTCAACCTGCTGGACTTGTACGCTGGCCTAGTGCCTACCCGGGCCCAGTACAGCAATGCCCACCGCCAATACCGCAAGCTGGAAGCCGACCTGAAGGCACTGGAAGACCAGGTTGCACAGGCCAACAAGGAGCTGGATTATCACACGTTCCTGCTTAGTGAGCTGGAAGATGCCCGCCTCGATAATGAAAACCAGGAGGAGGTAGAGCAAGAAGTAAAACAGCTGGAGCACGCCGAAGAAATCAAGTATAAGCTGACACAGGCCATGCAAAGCCTAACGGAAAGCGAGTACTGCGTAACCAGTGGCCTAAAGGAAGCGGCCACGCTCCTAGGCCAGGTGTCGGCGTATGCTGATTCATTCAAAGACCTCAAGCAGCGCCTAGATAGCTGCCTGATTGAGCTGCACGATATTTCCGACGAGATTGAGGCCGCCGAGCGTCGTACGGAAGGAGACCCGGCCCGCATAGATGAGCTGCAAGGCCGCCTCAATGTGCTGTATAGCCTGCAGCGCAAACACCAGGTGCGCGATGTAGTGGCCCTGCTGGCCGTTCGCTCCGAGCTGCGCGACAAAGTGGGCTCCGTGCTAAACCTTGATAAGCAGATTTCGCGCCTGCGCCGTGATGTGGAAGCTTCTTTGGCTGCTGTGACCAAGCAGGCCACTCGCCTGTCGGAGTCGCGCCGTAAGGTGTTCCCGAAGTTTGAGAAAGAGCTGGTAGGCCTATTGGCAGAGCTGGGCATGCCACACTCGCGCATTGTGGTGCAGCACCAGGCCAGTGCTCCGGCTGCCAGCGGCATTGATATTATCAGCATTCTGTTTACGGCCAACAAAGGTGCTCAGCCGCAGACTCTGAGCAAGTCTGCTTCCGGTGGTGAGTTTTCGCGCCTGATGCTATGCATCAAGTATATGTTGGCCGACAAAACGGCTCTCCCGACCATTGTATTCGATGAAATCGATACGGGTATCAGCGGCGAAATTGCCGTGAAAGTGGGCCGCATGATGCAGCAGATGGCCCGCAAGCACCAGCTTATTGCCATCAGCCACTTGCCGCAGATGGCCGCCGCCGGCGACGCCCACTACTTCGTGTACAAGGAAGACCGCGCCGACCGCACCGTGAGCCGCATCCGGCCGCTGAATCTGGATGAGCGCATCCAGGAAATTGCCCAGATGATTTCCGGTGCCAATCCCAGCCAGAATGCCTTCCAGAGCGCCCGCGAATTATTGGCTATGCGCGGGGAAGAATTGGTGGGGTAG
- the porD gene encoding type IX secretion system protein PorD, giving the protein MRKLSLLLLLLPLLLAYPVRAQELLAEVRVTTENVTISDRQLVQQMQNDMQTFLNTRSFTRQTYRPQEKIRCRFFVGIRQIPQNGTYVATVRVLSTRPVYGTGYETNLLSFADPSWRFNYTPQNPIDYSENTFVGNLSSLLTFYAYIIIGMDQDSFASLGGSPYYDRARIVLSNAASQNSTNEQDDGWKDLGPDNRYWLLNNLQDPQLEAFRTGIYAYYRRGMDIFITKPEEARASIATALQGVQQAVQRRPGTLLARSFFTTKSDEIANVFRSSPDQQQKVAVATLLSEVDPTNSAKYQSIVRQP; this is encoded by the coding sequence ATGCGTAAACTCTCCCTGTTGCTCCTGCTGCTGCCTCTGCTACTGGCTTACCCGGTTCGCGCGCAGGAACTTCTGGCCGAGGTGCGCGTCACGACGGAAAACGTGACCATCTCGGACCGCCAGCTGGTGCAGCAGATGCAGAACGACATGCAGACGTTTCTGAATACGCGCTCCTTCACGCGGCAAACGTATCGTCCGCAGGAGAAAATACGGTGCCGCTTTTTCGTGGGTATCCGCCAGATTCCGCAGAACGGCACGTATGTGGCCACGGTACGTGTACTAAGCACCCGCCCCGTATACGGCACCGGCTACGAAACCAATCTGCTCAGCTTCGCCGATCCGAGCTGGAGGTTCAACTACACGCCACAAAACCCCATAGATTACTCCGAAAACACGTTTGTCGGTAACCTATCCTCCTTGCTGACCTTCTACGCCTATATCATTATTGGCATGGATCAAGACAGTTTTGCATCGCTAGGGGGCTCACCATATTATGATCGGGCGCGGATTGTGCTGTCAAATGCTGCTTCGCAGAACTCAACCAACGAGCAAGACGACGGCTGGAAAGACTTGGGCCCCGATAACCGCTATTGGCTGCTTAATAACCTGCAGGATCCGCAGCTGGAAGCGTTCCGGACGGGTATTTACGCCTACTACCGCCGCGGAATGGATATCTTTATCACGAAGCCGGAGGAAGCTCGTGCCAGCATTGCCACAGCCTTGCAAGGCGTGCAGCAGGCGGTGCAGCGTAGGCCAGGCACGTTGCTGGCACGGTCGTTTTTTACCACCAAATCCGACGAAATTGCCAACGTGTTCCGCAGCAGCCCCGACCAGCAGCAGAAGGTAGCAGTGGCTACATTGCTCTCGGAGGTTGATCCTACTAATTCGGCTAAGTACCAGTCGATTGTACGGCAGCCGTAA
- a CDS encoding phosphopantothenoylcysteine decarboxylase domain-containing protein — protein sequence MRVLITAGPTYEPLDPVRFIGNHSTGKMGYALAEAFAAEGAEVTLVSGPTSLPDPAHPRIQTQRVQTADEMYAAAAAVAPEADVWVFAAAVADYKPKTVAENKIKKDGDTLTLELVKNVDIAGTLGHSKRPEQYSVGFALETTNEQAYALDKLRRKNFDLVVLNSLRDAGAGFRHDTNKVTLLEAGGQITTFELKPKADVARDIVQTVLARLSHHA from the coding sequence ATGCGCGTCCTTATTACTGCCGGCCCTACCTACGAGCCCCTTGACCCCGTTCGGTTCATCGGCAACCACAGCACCGGTAAAATGGGTTACGCGCTGGCTGAGGCTTTTGCGGCAGAAGGGGCAGAAGTAACGCTTGTAAGTGGGCCAACTAGTCTGCCCGATCCGGCACACCCACGCATTCAGACCCAACGTGTACAGACTGCCGATGAAATGTACGCTGCCGCGGCGGCGGTAGCTCCGGAGGCTGATGTATGGGTGTTTGCGGCGGCTGTGGCCGACTACAAGCCCAAAACTGTTGCCGAAAACAAGATTAAGAAAGACGGCGATACGCTCACGCTGGAGCTAGTGAAGAACGTGGACATTGCCGGTACGCTAGGCCACTCCAAACGCCCTGAACAATATTCCGTGGGTTTTGCGTTGGAGACTACAAACGAGCAGGCCTACGCCCTCGATAAGCTTCGGCGCAAAAACTTTGATCTGGTGGTGCTGAACTCCTTGCGCGATGCTGGGGCCGGTTTCCGCCACGATACCAACAAGGTGACGCTGCTGGAGGCAGGGGGCCAAATCACTACCTTTGAGTTGAAGCCCAAAGCCGATGTGGCCCGCGACATTGTTCAGACAGTTCTTGCCCGCCTCTCTCACCATGCGTAA
- a CDS encoding flavoprotein, with amino-acid sequence MSLHGRKILLGVCGSIAAYKSALLVRLLVKAGAEVQVILTPSAPAFVTPLTLGTLSKKPVLQGFIKDERAGEWHNHVHLGLWADALVVAPASANTLGHLANGLCDTLLDAVYLSARCPVFVAPAMDLDMYQHPATQANLARLRQYGTTVWDSPSGELASGLAGPGRMLEPEEIMTELEQFFLSQGTSS; translated from the coding sequence ATGTCGCTGCACGGGCGTAAGATTTTGCTGGGCGTTTGCGGAAGCATTGCGGCCTACAAATCGGCGCTATTGGTGCGGCTCCTGGTGAAGGCCGGGGCGGAGGTACAGGTTATCCTGACACCCTCGGCCCCGGCCTTTGTTACGCCCCTTACATTGGGTACGCTCTCCAAAAAACCTGTTTTGCAGGGTTTCATCAAGGATGAGCGCGCGGGTGAATGGCACAACCACGTGCACCTGGGCCTGTGGGCCGATGCGCTGGTGGTTGCTCCAGCCTCGGCCAATACGCTAGGCCACCTGGCAAACGGCCTCTGCGACACATTGCTAGATGCCGTGTACCTCTCGGCTCGCTGTCCTGTGTTCGTGGCCCCAGCCATGGATCTGGATATGTACCAGCACCCGGCCACCCAGGCCAATCTTGCCCGCCTGCGCCAGTACGGCACCACCGTCTGGGATTCGCCTTCGGGTGAGCTGGCGAGTGGCCTAGCGGGCCCCGGCCGCATGCTGGAGCCTGAAGAAATAATGACGGAACTGGAGCAGTTTTTTCTATCACAAGGCACGTCATCCTGA